AACATTCATGATTGGTGTTCTCAAATATTGGCATTTAAAAATCCAATTTATGTTTTAtgactaggattgccacctgtccggggttCACCTGGACAGTTctggtttggaatcatgcgtccgggggttcagactgcctgaaacccggacacattattcagactagactatggcttcccagcagggttgctgactgcagttgtctaagctgagaatgtctgttacactctctttcatGCTGCctaaagccagcactaacaatcccccctaaacacacacacagacgggagaggagagagggctcaatcTGCACCTCTTCGCCCCACCCCTACCCCTctttgtctgcccacactccaatccccaggGCTGTGCTTCAGAAGAGAAAACAAAAAGGGGACCTGGAAATTTGAGTCCATTTAAGTCCAGCCACCTCAGATATATCTGGATGAGagatgctgactgccaaggggcgagagagctcaccatccatgcatgtctgtgactgaagtctacCCACTTCTCTCTCTTGCCTCTCTCTTgtagtgagtacactaaggtaagtcggggttctcagagcaccccttacatcagagttccctttcacagtGTTCCGCCTTACaacagagttctcagtgttcccccttaaatcagggttcccagagcataccttatgttagagtcccaaGAGTtctcccttatatcagagtctgcagagtccccccttacagttgaaagggaactctgcaagCTTAGATGTAAAATGTACagtgaaggggaactctgtggactctgatgtaaaggggtagagttgagcggacacctggatgttcgggttcggccgaacttcggaaaaaagtccgggttcgggacccgaacttgacccgaacttgaccccgaacccgaaccccattgaagtcaatagggacccgaacttttcagtacaaaaatgtctctaaaacactaagggaaagggctagagggctgcaaatggcagcaaaatgtcggtaagagcatggcaagtactctgaaaataaatgtggatagggaaataacttaaaataacataaaaaaaaaaatcttgacctaagaggacgaggtccatatggagtaggaggttgaggtgacggtggatgtggcggtgtaggttttggtttttaattgatttatttttttaattagggtacaccccaaaagagtgagaaagatctagggttgccacctcatccctttaaacccgaacacatagtaattacacacgtcctggggctaatttaatgtcgataaggcaccaagtgagtttaattagcagcaccttaatcagccagagaacctgtgtaattaatacacTTTTAaatggatgaggtggcaaccctagaaagatcagaaaaacaagaatggctgggtaaggccggcacggtgtctattctgcacaaggtacgggcAAGTctggtgggatccatgcctggttcattttaatgaacgtgagcttgtccacattgtctctggacaggcggctgcgcttgtctgtgataacgccccctgccgtgctaaatacacgttcagataatacactggctgcagggaaggccagcacctccaaggcataAAGGGAAAGCTCAGGCTATGTGCCGGTGTAGAAAATTCTTGAAGCACGatagtcctatctaaatctctccctcagatccgcaggaaccttgccctaaactatctaatgcagagtatctcacagaaagaaatgcactgctgctgcaatttgcagagtatctcacaggaacagatgcagtgcagctgcaatttgatttttgaaccaggactgacttctatataattctctccctcagatcagcaggaaccttgccctaaactatctaatgcagagtatctcacagaaagaaatgcactgCTGCTGCAatgtgcagagtatctcacaggaacagatgcagtgcagctgcaatttgatttgtgaaccaggactgactcataaataattctctccctcagatcagcaggaaccttgccctaaactatctaatgcagtgtatctcacagaaagaaatgcactgctgctgcaatttgcagagtatctcacaggaacagatgcagtgcagctgcaatttgatttgtgaaccaggactgactcctatataattctctccctcagatcagcaggaaccttgccataaactatctaatgcagagtatctcacagaaataaatgcACTGCTGCTGCAatgtgcagagtatctcacaggaacagatgcagtgcagctgcaatttgatttgtgaaccaggactgactcataaataattctctccctcagatcagcaggaaccttgccctaaactatctaatgcagagtatctcacagaaataaatgcactgctgctgcaatttgcagagtatctcacaggaacatatgcagtgcagctgcaatttgatttgtgaaccaggactgactcctatataattctctcccttaGATCAGCAGGAACcgtgccctaaactatctaatgcagagtatctcacagaaagaaacagtgctggtgtagatttctgaagcaggatagtcctatctaaatctctccctcagatcagcagcagcctttctctaccctagctaaagcagagtaacgagctgtgctatgtgcctctagattATATAGAGGCTGGTTCacaggctgggtcacatgctgcactggccaatcacagccatgccaatagtaggcatggctgtgatggcttctaggtaaaacacgtaaaacaaatggtgattggcttccctgcagcgcaccattacattgccaaacaccggacccgaactttcagaaaaatgtccgggttcgggtccaaaaaaaaacaaagtccgtaccgaacccgaactttacagttcgggttcgctcaaccctataaagggggactctttttattaacttcatatgattagaaattttatttatttagcaaaatatatgtatacaaaaaattgtttgggtttgacttgaagaaaaggtggcaaccctatttatgactattattattataccggatttatatagcaccaacagtttgtgcagcgctttacaacatgagggcagacagtacagtttcaatacaggaggaatcagagggccctcctCGTTAGaatttacaatctagaagggagggccaAGTAACTGTAGACCTGtttgtttaacttctatagttgggaagatactggagagtttactaaaagaccacatagacaaaTTCTTgccggaaaaaaatattttaagcaacagacagcatggattcatgaaagacagaagttgtcagacaaacctgatttctttttatgaagaggtaagtaaaaccttggacagaggggcatcggtggacgtggtatacctgtattttgcaaaagtgtttgacacagttacccacacacggctcatgtgtaaggtaaagtctacggGCTTGGATAGATCAATTTGTAAATGgctagaaaactggctaaaagacaaaattgagagagtagtggttaattattattactctgaatggtctaaggcaggggtgtccaaacttttttcaaagagggacagatttgattaagtgaacatgcgtgaaggccgaccattttgcctgacactctttgaaccattaaaattcagtctaatgccacgtacacacgatcggaaattccaacaacaaatgttcgatgtgagctttttggcggaaattccgaccgtgtataggctccatcagacatttgctgtcggaatttagaACAACAATTatttgagagttggttctcaaatttttcgacaacataagttcttgtcggaaattccaattgtctgtatgcaattctgacgcacaaaaatcctacgcatgctcggaatcattgaacgtcatttttctcgggtcgtcgtagtgttgtacgtgactgcgttcttgacgtttggaatttccgacaacatttgtgtgaccatgtgtatgcaagacaagtttgagcgaacaaccgtcggaaaaaaatccatggttttgatgtcggaatgtccaatcgtgtgtacgtggcataagtgtgttcatctgagcactaatacactgccttaCTGCCCACTGcgtttgtggctgtgtgtggtgaagagattagcttgggtgtgttatttggattatatatatatatatatatatatatatatatatatatatataatctcttttgtggccccaacaaatTCTCAAGCaccgctcaggactaaggataagcttgggcatgttatttggatatactgtgtagcgcctatgtactttcagtccaggtgctatcatAAATTTATtttagggggatgagagagttagtttactCTCATCCAGCTAATTCATGTAAATTAGTCCTCTACTCTAGCTGGGCTACACTGCCAGTTCATTCTGCGTTCCAGTGGTACCTTCCTACCTCTgtgcgacaggtggcagcagtggagttcagcctgaagcgcctcttgccagcagccaataaagaggggttttccctcgcggtgcatgctgggggagggtactttttGAGCGGACGCCATTTTCTGGGGTTCGGTTTTCTGGTGCTGGTTCCGGGTGCgatacccacctttagggtgtgcgcacatcacgggcccgggcgatatggcctaccaggccggggcccatgtgctacgcggtgttcctggttccgggaccatgttggcccggagcaactgaaggtATGGTGGGaccccagtgatctactgggttCCCCAACTTTGAGAGAAGagcccaagcgagttgtgctgttcggtggggagtcagtctgaggagagcccagaggcaggtgatccaatagggcctgGACAATCCACTGCGGATCGAGGTGACCGTACATTGGGAGTTTgtctgttggcaacctgtcagtcggtcacCAGTTGAGGAAAaatacctgagggagattcaggcacaaaTTTCACTGAGGAAGATTCACTTCATAATTCTACATTCGGGGAAAGGGCCTTTGGCAGAGGTTCTTTTCCAATATTCATTTAcatcaggtctgtggcagagacttgttcttctTCTCAGTGCTCCGAGAGATACCCTGGCtaccaggtcggtgtgagaggcctgtccaggtatgctatacccactccgactggagtggcgacgaaagttaaagtcccattggaagcaggattgtttccgttgttctcaggcctgaatctgcaactctcctttcaccaacctttattctatctacctcaagttcattGTTTACTGTGTtaggcaagaataaaagcacagaaagagacaccttgctgtttggacattccgtcattgctcatcATCATCGCCATACCCCTAGACGCATCACagaaggtaacacgccatcccctttctatccagcggctcctgcaggggtagcgctacaactgTATTTATcgggcgtataacatgcacaggcgtataacacgcacctttactttaaggccccgtacacacgaccaaacatgtctgctgaaactggtccgcgggccagtttcagcagacatgttcggtctgtgtaggaccgagcggacagaattccagcaaacatttgcccgccgggccttttcccagcggacaaatattcctggacttgttttaaaacagtccgctggaatcctgcccgctcggacatgttcggtcgtctgtacagacctaccgtacatgtccgagctcccgccatccctcgcatgcgtcgaatgacttcgacgcatgcgtggaagcatttaactggcaggcacgcccacgtcgccgcgtcatcgtcgcggtgacaccgcggacacgccccgcgtattgtttacgcgcggatttctgtacgatggttagtacagccatcgtacagaaatccccgggcagacatgtacggtgaaaacggtcaggcggaccggtttcatcgtacatgtttgcccgtgtgtacacggcctaagaagGAAGTttcacgatttttttttattattttaaataaagaacagtaaagcaaaataagggtcaatgCCGCCTAATCAGTGcctatccatctgcagcctcgctattgccatcagtgcagcctgatctatgcccatctgcagcctccgagGGGACAGGGAAGGGGGCGGGAGTCAGACTGACAGATATGGGTGACATAAACATTTTGATCCTAGGCTattaaataaatacaggcataccccgctttaagtacactcactttacatacactcgcgagtaaggacataaccgtgagtgtatgtaaagggcctcacaagtactgtacagacattttgcagccacaatagaaggagctgaagctcagagagcatagcctgccttgttccagtgtgcccctgacacccccactacagcccctgagacctaaaCTACAGCCCCCTgatcccccactacaccctagaagtgaaaaagggtattgtttcactttaagtacattttcattttacatacatgctctggtcccattgtgtacttaaaagtggggtatgcctgtacactcTTTCCTTATTCATCTAATTACCATAAGCACCATTTATGTTTTGTGTATCTTTTTTTCATGTTATATAATAATCTATTCAAATAATTCTTAAATTGACTCCCATGTTGCAGGATgaaaaatattgatatagaatGGCATGGAAAAAtgttaattttaataaataatataaaagtaAACAGTTGAAATGTTCATTTCACACATTTTGTTGAGTCCTGTCTCCTATGTGATATTGAAGAATAAACGTCCAGGTCTCTGGATTTTCTTTAGAACTGACAGAGACATACATGTATTTACAATTGGCTGTACTGCATGTGCCTTCCCAGTATCCGCTTTCATTGAGGACCAGAGGGAAGGAATCTTTCCCCTTTACACACACTCCAGCAACATCTGGAATCTGCATCTTAAAGAAAACATCACTGTCCTTGGGTAGAACGCCCTCTAGGGGCTGCAGCAGTTCATAGCCTTCAGACCAGTCTGTATACACCAATGGAAACACTGGCCATTTCACAGCCATATTGTTACAAGTGATGAGATAGTTACACTGATGTTTGTACATGTTACTGTTCTTAGGTATAATGTTTATATGTAAAACATAAGTTCCAGGCTGTGGAAGGCGGACCTTGATTTGCACATTGCTTTGTGTCTTTGTTTGGAAGACATGTCTGTGCTCCATTTCTGGCATCATTTCAACATCATCTGAATGTAAAGTGGGAAAAATACTTAAATCTCGCAATAATGCAAAAGTGACAACACAGCAACCATCTTCAGTATGAATCGTTGGGCTTGGATGTGAGGGCTGAATAAGCCCAGCCTTCTCTGTCTCTGGATTTGGGCCCACAGGATTATGAAGACTAGAAGGGAAAGGAGGCCATTTTACCTTGGagtttgaacatgtgaccaaatAGTTACAAATATAGTCAGCACTTTCATCAAATATCTGAAAAACATAGGAGCCTGCACGTGGAAGACGCACACTGAACTCCAGTTTCTGCTTCTGTATGGTCTGAAGAATATACATAACGTTGGGTGCGATTTCTAGATCATCCGATTTCAAGCTGGCCCTGAGGTTTAATGCCCGGTCTGTGGTGAAGGTAATGGCAAAGCATCCATCCTCAGTATTGATGACTGACTCCAGATGTGAGGGCTGGTGCAGTCCAGCAGTTTCTATACCTGGGTGTGGACCTACTGGGTTGTTAAGCATGCTAGGAAATGGTGGCCATTTTACCTTTGGGTTAGAGCATCGTATTAGATAATTACAGATTAATCCCTTATTTTCACCAAATATCTGGAAAACGTAGGAACCATATAGTGGAAGGCGGATGTTAAACTCAACTTTATCCTTCCCTGTTCTCTGTATAATTTGGTTCATTTTAGCAGTCATTTTATCATCTTTCAAGCTGCTGCTAAGCTTTAGTTCCCCATTAGTTTGGAAACTAATAGTGCAAAGACCATCTTCCTGATGAATGATCGGGTCTGGATGTGAAGGGTGAAGAAGGCCAGCTTTCTCTGTCTCTGGGTGGGGGCCGACAGGGTTGTGAAGTACTGCAGGATAAGGTGGCCATTTCACCTTGGTATTTTGACAAATTATTAGATAGTTACACAGGTACACTATCACATCAGTGTTCTCAAATATTTTGAGAACATAAGTGCCAGCCTGTGGAAGATGGACACTAAACTCCACCTTTGTGTCCTGAACTCTTTGCATTATATGGTTAGGAATAGATTTTACTTCATCGGATCTGAGGTTGGCTGAGAGTCTCAGCTCCTTGCTAGTGGTAAAGCTTAAAGTACAGCATCCATCTTTTGTGTAAATGATGGGATCTTTGTGTGATGAATGGAGAAGACCAGACAATTCGGACAGCCAGCTTGGACCAACAGGGTTATGAAGACACTTGGGAATCTTCATCTTGTGGTTCACAGTTTTACAGTCTATTCTGTAGTCCACCACCAACTGGTAAGCTTCTTCTAAATCTGGTCTTTTGGCATAAATTTGTATAATCTGTTGCCCAGTCTTTGAAGGGTAAACATCAATTCTGGCTTCATGCTCCATCAGCCTTAGCAGACCTTGATCTTCTGTTTCATTTAAGCTGAAGATGTAAAACATCTTGTGCCGACTCTCAATGGTAATGGTAActtttcctttatctagataggaCAGACATAACATATATTTAGTTATCCACTTGAAAATATGAAGGCACCTGCATTTGTATAATGCTGAATGCAAGATAAACAGctaaaaatacagttgtgtgaaagTTGAAAGTTTTggcccccttcctgatttttccTTGTTTTGCACACGTTTGTCACACTTTAATGTTTCAGatcatcaaattttttttaaatattagtcAAAGATAACACAAGGACCGTGACAcgtcgatatacatcggcagaatggcacggctgggcagatcaacATATATATACGTTATATATATACGTTGGTCCTTTAAGAGCGGCATTGTGGGCGTGcgcgccgcgagctccgtgagtcAGACAGGGGGTTCCGCAGACATCGATACCCGCAATTGTCTCACGGTGAGGAataacggggaaatgctgatgtaaacaagcatttccccattctttctagtgacaggacactgatcacagatccctgtaatcgggagcggtgatcagtgtcatgtcacacacagcccattccccctacagttataagcactccctaggacacacttaaccccttcagagccccctcatggttaaccccttcactgccagtgtcatttttacagtaatcaatgcatttgcatagcactgatcgctgtaaaaatgacaatggtccaaaaatagtgtcaaaagtgtccgatgtgtccaccataatgtcgcagtcacgataaaaatcgctgatcgccgcctttaccagtaaaaaaaataataataataaaaatgaaataaaactatcccttattttgtagatgctataactgatgtgcaaaccaatcaataaaggattttttttaccaaaaaaaagtagaagaatacgcatcggtctaaactgaggaaatgatagcaaaaatgtaaaaatattgcttttttttcaaaagtggcactctatttttatttatagcgcacaaaataaaaaccgcagaggtgatcaaataccaccaaaagaaagctctatttgtgagaaaaaaagcacgtaaattttgtttggttgccatattgcacgaccgcgcaattgttagtt
The sequence above is drawn from the Rana temporaria chromosome 4, aRanTem1.1, whole genome shotgun sequence genome and encodes:
- the LOC120936421 gene encoding kyphoscoliosis peptidase-like, whose protein sequence is MALHHRLSSWQKILLGILCFPLLPIYLCVYCLCLKKKEKEEDGGQQRDSGDIVDLATATEDTNAKLPSTSEVTVENEMTITDQEIQSQGNKPVTDLTLIQKNKNTSQHKQKQEKHSTTYSYPWDKNDLKSLQVDLKNFEKLDLQAAKVNANGTLEQLVKELTLEANTELEKTRVFWIWICHHIEYDTAGLKNKALVSPDPDVVLQTRKGTSSGYCSLFERMCSLAAIQCKTINGFSKGTSYKAGQVISWDSDHTWNMVYLEGRWHLLDTTWGAGHVDESISKFTFQYNEFYFLTHPALFIGEHYPEQADCQLLDPKVTRVDFQQIVHHKSHFYNLGLISSQPEVAVIETNKGKVTITIESRHKMFYIFSLNETEDQGLLRLMEHEARIDVYPSKTGQQIIQIYAKRPDLEEAYQLVVDYRIDCKTVNHKMKIPKCLHNPVGPSWLSELSGLLHSSHKDPIIYTKDGCCTLSFTTSKELRLSANLRSDEVKSIPNHIMQRVQDTKVEFSVHLPQAGTYVLKIFENTDVIVYLCNYLIICQNTKVKWPPYPAVLHNPVGPHPETEKAGLLHPSHPDPIIHQEDGLCTISFQTNGELKLSSSLKDDKMTAKMNQIIQRTGKDKVEFNIRLPLYGSYVFQIFGENKGLICNYLIRCSNPKVKWPPFPSMLNNPVGPHPGIETAGLHQPSHLESVINTEDGCFAITFTTDRALNLRASLKSDDLEIAPNVMYILQTIQKQKLEFSVRLPRAGSYVFQIFDESADYICNYLVTCSNSKVKWPPFPSSLHNPVGPNPETEKAGLIQPSHPSPTIHTEDGCCVVTFALLRDLSIFPTLHSDDVEMMPEMEHRHVFQTKTQSNVQIKVRLPQPGTYVLHINIIPKNSNMYKHQCNYLITCNNMAVKWPVFPLVYTDWSEGYELLQPLEGVLPKDSDVFFKMQIPDVAGVCVKGKDSFPLVLNESGYWEGTCSTANCKYMYVSVSSKENPETWTFILQYHIGDRTQQNV